The following coding sequences lie in one Actinomyces capricornis genomic window:
- a CDS encoding SCO6880 family protein yields the protein MAAVDTSRTPRTYGNWRRPSSPGILGLGSVGTGLLLAGLIIVVITVMVADLLRAVIVAGVLGVVMLAVLTRDAHGRNLLTRGGARLGWWAARSRGSNLYRSGPLGRALWGTYQLPGLAAPTRLSEHMDSYGRPFALLHTPATGSYSVVIGTEPDGAALVDSEQIDVWVADWGHWLANLGDEPGIEAASVTIETAPDSGTRLRREVEGSIDPDAPAFAREMLREVVGRYPAGSSTVKAFVAITFSAAQRSGARRRAPEEMGRELAARLPGLTAGLQATGAGAAHPLTAQELCEAVRIAYDPAAAALIDEAHAAGQTVELTWPEVGPSAAQASWGGYRHDSAYSCTWAMTQAPRGTVQSGVLARLLAPHRDITRKRVTLLYRPIDAARAAAIVEADLRAAEFRVTSTSKPAARDSLAVRAAAATAQEEAAGAGLVQFGMLVTATVADLSKEADARAAIDNLAATARLRLRPVYGSQDSAFAAALPLGLVLPKHIKVPTELRERL from the coding sequence GTGGCAGCCGTTGATACGAGCAGGACTCCGCGGACCTACGGGAATTGGCGTCGGCCGTCGTCGCCGGGGATCCTCGGGCTGGGGTCGGTGGGCACGGGCCTGCTGCTGGCGGGTCTCATCATCGTGGTCATCACGGTCATGGTGGCCGACCTCCTGCGGGCCGTCATCGTGGCGGGCGTGCTGGGGGTGGTCATGCTGGCGGTGCTCACCCGGGACGCCCACGGCCGCAACCTGCTCACCCGTGGGGGAGCGCGCCTGGGGTGGTGGGCGGCGCGCTCGCGCGGCTCGAACCTCTACCGCTCCGGGCCGCTGGGGCGCGCGCTGTGGGGCACCTACCAGCTGCCGGGCCTGGCGGCGCCCACACGGCTGAGCGAGCACATGGACTCCTACGGGCGGCCCTTCGCGCTGCTGCACACCCCCGCCACCGGGTCCTACTCGGTGGTCATCGGCACTGAGCCCGACGGCGCCGCCCTGGTGGACTCCGAGCAGATCGACGTGTGGGTGGCCGACTGGGGCCACTGGCTGGCCAATCTCGGGGATGAGCCCGGTATCGAGGCCGCCTCGGTGACGATTGAGACGGCACCGGATTCGGGCACGCGCCTGCGCCGGGAGGTGGAGGGCAGTATCGACCCCGATGCGCCGGCCTTCGCCCGTGAGATGCTCAGGGAGGTGGTGGGCCGCTACCCGGCCGGGTCCTCCACGGTCAAGGCCTTCGTGGCCATCACCTTCAGCGCCGCGCAGCGCTCGGGGGCCAGGAGGCGTGCGCCTGAGGAGATGGGCCGCGAGCTGGCGGCGCGTTTGCCGGGCCTGACCGCCGGGCTTCAGGCCACGGGCGCGGGCGCCGCCCACCCGTTGACGGCCCAGGAGCTGTGCGAGGCGGTGCGGATCGCCTATGACCCTGCGGCAGCCGCGCTCATTGATGAGGCGCACGCCGCGGGGCAGACGGTGGAGCTGACCTGGCCGGAGGTGGGGCCCAGTGCGGCGCAGGCCTCGTGGGGCGGCTACCGCCACGACTCGGCCTACTCGTGCACCTGGGCGATGACCCAGGCCCCGCGCGGCACCGTGCAGTCCGGGGTGCTGGCGCGGCTGCTGGCCCCGCACCGCGATATCACCCGTAAGCGCGTGACCCTGCTGTACCGGCCGATCGACGCCGCGAGGGCCGCTGCGATCGTCGAGGCGGATCTGCGGGCGGCGGAGTTCCGGGTGACCTCGACGAGCAAGCCGGCGGCGCGTGACAGCCTCGCGGTGCGGGCCGCGGCGGCGACCGCGCAGGAGGAGGCCGCAGGTGCGGGCCTGGTCCAGTTCGGCATGCTGGTGACCGCCACGGTCGCGGACCTGTCCAAGGAGGCGGACGCCCGTGCGGCGATCGATAATCTTGCGGCCACGGCACGGCTGCGGCTGCGCCCGGTCTACGGATCCCAGGACTCGGCCTTCGCGGCGGCTCTGCCGCTGGGGCTCGTGCTGCCCAAGCACATCAAGGTCCCTACGGAGCTGAGGGAGAGGCTGTGA
- a CDS encoding type IV secretory system conjugative DNA transfer family protein: MKGEQPREPRPQRPPMRGWLGRGRGASTYVQQADEWRGTTVQVCGLWPFAVGTGTPMVGVPLGRHVHTGATLCCDPISWFQRAKLISNPSAFVLGKPGLGKSTIVRRMATGLAGYGVMPIVLGDLKPDYVDLIEALGGQVITLGRGRGYLNILDPGEAAGAARRLREAGLGKEAAQVLADAHGRRHTMVSALLTILRQAPPTDREETILDRALKHLDEHHDGVPVLGDLLRVIQDGPPQVRAVALDRGDEARYKEITEGLEASLIGLVGGGRLGEAFSRQTTNPMRRDAPVVYDVSAIDDSEMDLQAATLLACWSAGFGTVNVAHALADAGLEPRRHYFVILDELWRALRAGRGMVDRVDALTRLNRQRGVGMAMISHTMSDLLALASQEDRMKARGFVERSGMVICGGLPSAEMPQLTAAVPFSGAEQELLIGWQDPPAWDPATGREAEPPGRGKFLVKVGGRPGIPVDVQLTETELSINDTNKLWHERSRVGSRAHAEEDPDRRR, from the coding sequence ATGAAGGGCGAGCAGCCCCGGGAGCCGCGCCCCCAGCGCCCGCCGATGCGGGGGTGGCTGGGCCGCGGTCGGGGCGCGTCGACCTACGTGCAGCAGGCTGACGAGTGGCGTGGCACCACGGTGCAGGTCTGCGGCCTGTGGCCCTTCGCCGTCGGGACGGGCACTCCGATGGTGGGCGTGCCCCTGGGCCGGCATGTGCACACCGGTGCCACCCTGTGCTGCGACCCGATCTCCTGGTTCCAGCGGGCCAAGCTCATCTCCAACCCGAGCGCCTTCGTGCTGGGCAAGCCGGGCCTGGGCAAGTCGACGATTGTGCGCCGCATGGCCACGGGGCTGGCCGGATACGGCGTCATGCCGATTGTTCTGGGCGATCTCAAGCCCGATTATGTCGATCTCATCGAGGCGCTGGGTGGGCAGGTCATCACCCTGGGCCGTGGGCGCGGCTACCTCAACATCCTGGATCCGGGGGAGGCGGCGGGGGCGGCCCGTCGGCTGCGGGAGGCGGGGCTGGGCAAGGAGGCCGCGCAGGTCCTGGCCGATGCTCACGGGCGCCGGCACACGATGGTCTCAGCACTGCTGACGATCCTGCGCCAGGCCCCGCCCACGGATCGGGAGGAGACGATCCTGGACCGGGCCCTGAAGCATCTCGATGAGCACCACGATGGCGTTCCCGTCCTGGGGGATCTGCTCCGCGTCATCCAGGACGGCCCGCCGCAGGTGCGGGCGGTGGCCCTGGACCGTGGGGACGAGGCCCGCTACAAGGAGATCACTGAGGGCCTGGAGGCCTCTCTCATCGGCCTGGTGGGCGGTGGGAGGCTGGGGGAGGCGTTCTCGCGCCAGACCACGAATCCGATGCGCCGCGATGCCCCGGTGGTCTACGACGTCTCCGCGATCGACGACTCCGAGATGGATCTTCAGGCCGCCACCCTGCTGGCCTGCTGGTCTGCCGGATTCGGCACCGTCAATGTGGCCCACGCGCTGGCCGATGCCGGGCTGGAGCCCCGGCGCCACTACTTCGTCATCCTCGATGAGCTGTGGCGGGCGCTGCGTGCCGGCCGCGGGATGGTCGACCGTGTGGACGCCCTCACGCGCCTGAACCGGCAGCGGGGTGTGGGCATGGCGATGATCTCCCACACGATGAGCGACCTGCTGGCCCTGGCCAGCCAGGAGGACCGGATGAAGGCCCGGGGCTTCGTGGAGCGCTCGGGCATGGTCATCTGTGGCGGCCTGCCCTCGGCGGAGATGCCGCAGCTCACGGCCGCTGTGCCCTTCTCCGGGGCCGAGCAGGAGCTGCTCATCGGGTGGCAGGACCCGCCCGCCTGGGATCCCGCGACGGGCCGGGAGGCCGAGCCCCCGGGGCGGGGGAAGTTCCTGGTCAAGGTCGGCGGGCGCCCGGGCATCCCGGTGGATGTCCAGCTGACCGAGACCGAGTTGTCCATCAATGACACCAACAAGCTGTGGCACGAGCGCTCCCGGGTGGGGTCCCGCGCTCACGCAGAAGAGGATCCCGACCGGCGTCGTTGA